One Sporomusaceae bacterium ACPt DNA window includes the following coding sequences:
- the triA gene encoding Melamine deaminase, with product MTTILLKNAVIVTMNAERSIVCGDLLIENDRIKDIGQLDVTADKVVNAGGQLVIPGLIQTHIHLCQTLFRGQADDLELLDWLKLRIWPLEGAHDTESLYWSALLGIGELFKGGTTAIIDMETVHHTEAAFQAIVDSGIRALSGKCMMDYGQEVPATLMENTADSLQQSVDLLEKWHGQGNGRLQYAFAPRFVVSCTEDLLRQVEKLSKQYHVKVHTHASENKGEIALVQAERKMRNIVYFDHLGLADGNLILAHCIWLDDEEVSILQRQGVKVVHCPSCNLKLGSGIARIPEMLERGIHVSIGADGAPCNNNLDGFTEMRTASLIQKPIYGPTAMPAWQTFALATVGGARAMGLEKEIGSLEIGKKADLAMVDLRKLHCSPQAGSDVYAQLVYQARASDVTLTMVDGQVVYEQGCLATIDEAVVLRQANTALERVRRRAGIV from the coding sequence ATGACAACTATTTTGTTGAAAAATGCTGTTATTGTAACCATGAATGCAGAACGCAGCATTGTGTGTGGTGATTTATTGATTGAGAATGACCGGATTAAGGATATCGGACAACTGGACGTAACGGCTGATAAAGTTGTTAACGCCGGTGGACAACTTGTTATTCCCGGACTGATTCAGACCCACATCCATCTGTGTCAGACGTTATTTCGGGGCCAGGCTGATGATTTAGAGCTGTTAGACTGGCTGAAACTGCGCATTTGGCCGTTGGAAGGCGCGCATGACACCGAATCGCTCTACTGGTCGGCGCTGCTTGGCATCGGGGAACTGTTTAAAGGCGGAACAACAGCCATTATTGATATGGAAACAGTCCATCATACCGAGGCCGCCTTTCAGGCTATTGTTGATTCAGGCATACGGGCCCTCAGTGGTAAATGTATGATGGATTACGGGCAAGAGGTGCCTGCTACTTTGATGGAGAATACTGCCGATTCGCTGCAACAGAGCGTCGACCTTCTGGAAAAGTGGCATGGACAGGGCAACGGGCGGTTGCAATACGCTTTTGCCCCCCGGTTTGTGGTATCCTGTACCGAAGACTTATTGCGGCAGGTAGAAAAGCTTTCTAAACAGTACCATGTCAAAGTCCATACCCATGCGTCCGAAAATAAGGGTGAGATCGCCCTGGTCCAAGCCGAGCGCAAAATGCGCAATATTGTGTACTTCGATCATCTGGGACTGGCTGACGGGAACCTGATTTTAGCTCACTGCATCTGGCTGGATGATGAGGAAGTTTCCATATTACAGCGGCAAGGCGTAAAAGTGGTGCATTGTCCGTCCTGCAATCTGAAGCTGGGTTCGGGAATTGCCCGTATTCCGGAAATGCTGGAGCGCGGCATCCATGTATCAATAGGGGCAGACGGCGCTCCCTGCAATAACAATTTGGATGGGTTTACCGAAATGCGGACCGCATCTCTAATCCAGAAACCAATTTACGGTCCTACCGCCATGCCGGCCTGGCAAACATTTGCCCTGGCCACCGTCGGCGGTGCCAGAGCCATGGGGCTGGAGAAGGAAATAGGTTCACTGGAAATCGGCAAAAAAGCTGACCTCGCCATGGTCGACCTGCGTAAATTACATTGCTCACCACAGGCGGGAAGCGATGTTTATGCGCAACTGGTATACCAGGCAAGAGCCAGCGACGTGACTTTAACGATGGTTGACGGACAAGTAGTGTATGAGCAAGGCTGCCTGGCGACGATCGATGAAGCGGTAGTGCTGCGTCAAGCGAATACCGCTTTAGAACGCGTCCGCCGGCGGGCGGGAATCGTATAG
- the rfuD gene encoding putative riboflavin import permease protein RfuD, with protein sequence MEQSLLTAILATGVIAGTPILYAALGELLCEQAGVLNLGVEGMMLVGAVTGFLVTLQSNSQWLGLGIAIVAGGLMALIHAFLTISLRANQVVSGLALTIFGTGLSGYLGQTLIGVPLAVTFKPLPIPGLSQIPILGPIFFQHDVLVYLSYVLVAVCWFGLYRTRTGLKLRAVGENPGAADAAGVNVFAVRYTYVIIGGMLAGMGGAYLSLAYAPSWLENMTAGRGWIAVALVIFATWNPAKAFWGSWLFGTVDVLGFHLQTLGITVSSFFLKMLPYIITIVVLIIVSRETKKRHVAAPGALGIPYNREER encoded by the coding sequence ATGGAACAGTCGTTACTGACGGCGATTTTGGCCACCGGCGTTATTGCCGGTACTCCCATTTTGTATGCCGCGCTGGGGGAACTTTTGTGTGAACAGGCAGGAGTGCTCAATCTTGGTGTCGAAGGAATGATGCTGGTTGGCGCTGTGACCGGCTTTTTAGTCACTCTGCAATCAAACAGTCAGTGGCTGGGTTTGGGCATTGCCATTGTGGCTGGCGGTCTGATGGCCTTAATTCATGCTTTTCTGACCATTTCGCTGCGCGCCAACCAGGTTGTCAGCGGGTTAGCCCTGACGATATTCGGGACAGGACTGAGCGGCTATTTAGGTCAAACACTCATTGGCGTGCCGCTTGCTGTCACCTTCAAACCCTTGCCCATTCCCGGTTTAAGCCAGATTCCGATACTGGGTCCAATTTTCTTTCAACATGATGTGCTGGTGTACTTGTCCTATGTTCTGGTGGCTGTTTGCTGGTTTGGGCTTTACCGTACCCGAACGGGGTTAAAACTGAGAGCTGTGGGTGAAAACCCCGGTGCTGCCGATGCGGCCGGAGTCAATGTGTTTGCTGTTCGCTATACCTATGTCATAATAGGCGGCATGCTGGCCGGTATGGGCGGCGCCTATCTATCGCTGGCTTATGCGCCCTCATGGTTGGAAAATATGACTGCCGGCCGGGGGTGGATTGCGGTAGCTCTGGTTATTTTTGCTACCTGGAATCCGGCAAAAGCTTTTTGGGGCAGTTGGTTATTCGGAACAGTTGATGTTTTGGGCTTTCATTTGCAGACTTTGGGTATCACCGTTTCCTCTTTCTTTTTAAAAATGCTGCCCTATATCATTACTATTGTTGTCCTGATTATTGTAAGCCGGGAAACCAAGAAACGGCATGTGGCTGCGCCCGGGGCTCTGGGCATTCCGTACAACCGGGAAGAACGCTAA
- the ndhS_2 gene encoding Nicotinate dehydrogenase small FeS subunit yields MVLAINPVKRLIDVLREDCGLTGVKEGCGEGECGACSVLVNGKLVNSCITAAGAVAGAEITTIEGLRTTPGYQVLSAAFAAAGAVQCGYCTPGMIMAATALLRNNPSPAETEIREAISGNLCRCTGYSMIVEAITLAAKEGEGLW; encoded by the coding sequence ATGGTGCTGGCGATAAATCCTGTGAAAAGGCTTATTGATGTGTTGCGCGAGGACTGTGGGCTGACAGGGGTTAAAGAGGGCTGCGGCGAAGGGGAGTGTGGCGCGTGTTCGGTGCTGGTCAACGGCAAGCTGGTAAACTCCTGCATAACTGCGGCCGGAGCAGTCGCGGGGGCTGAGATTACCACGATTGAGGGGTTACGGACAACACCCGGCTACCAAGTACTGTCTGCGGCCTTTGCCGCAGCAGGTGCGGTACAGTGCGGCTACTGTACGCCAGGCATGATTATGGCGGCAACAGCGCTGTTACGGAATAATCCGTCACCGGCAGAAACTGAAATCCGCGAGGCCATATCCGGCAATTTGTGCCGGTGTACCGGCTACAGTATGATAGTTGAGGCCATTACATTAGCGGCCAAAGAAGGTGAAGGTCTTTGGTAA
- a CDS encoding Purine-binding protein, with product MNKGKRRYSLLLLIAFLITAVLLTGCGSQKPAENKPAASEKFKVAFVYVGPVGDAGWTFSHDQGRKFLEKEMPNVETTYVESVPEGADAERVLTELAMKGNKVIFATSFGYMDYVQKVAQKFPDVVFMHATGFKTAKNVGTYFGRAYQARYLSGIVAGKQTKSNVIGYVAAFPIPEVIRGINAFTLGVQSVNPDAVVKVVWTNTWYNPATEKDAAKSLLDAGADVIAQHQDTPGPMQAAEEKGKFGIGYNTDMRSFAPKAVMTGPVWNWGPYYVKVVKAVMDKTWKSEQYWGAMSENIIDLGPYGPMVSEDVKALVAKKKDSIVKGEWDVFTGPIADQQGQIKVPQGQKMSDKEMLEFNWFVKGVEGTIPK from the coding sequence GTGAACAAAGGAAAACGCAGGTATTCTTTGCTGCTGTTGATAGCATTTCTTATCACAGCAGTGCTGCTAACCGGCTGCGGCAGCCAAAAACCTGCCGAGAACAAACCGGCAGCATCGGAAAAATTCAAGGTAGCCTTTGTCTATGTGGGACCGGTTGGCGATGCCGGCTGGACATTTTCCCATGATCAGGGACGGAAGTTCCTGGAAAAGGAAATGCCTAATGTCGAGACAACCTATGTCGAATCGGTTCCTGAAGGGGCTGATGCTGAGCGGGTCTTGACCGAATTAGCGATGAAAGGCAATAAAGTCATTTTTGCCACCAGCTTCGGGTACATGGACTATGTACAAAAAGTAGCGCAAAAGTTTCCTGATGTCGTTTTCATGCATGCTACCGGCTTTAAAACCGCGAAAAACGTAGGCACTTATTTTGGACGGGCCTATCAGGCACGTTATTTATCCGGTATTGTTGCCGGCAAACAGACCAAAAGTAATGTGATCGGCTATGTGGCCGCCTTCCCGATACCGGAAGTAATTCGCGGCATCAATGCGTTCACTCTGGGGGTACAGTCTGTTAATCCAGACGCTGTTGTAAAAGTAGTCTGGACCAATACCTGGTATAATCCGGCGACCGAAAAAGATGCGGCCAAAAGCTTGCTGGACGCCGGTGCCGACGTAATCGCCCAGCATCAGGATACTCCCGGCCCAATGCAAGCAGCTGAAGAAAAAGGCAAATTTGGCATAGGTTATAACACCGATATGCGTTCTTTTGCCCCGAAAGCTGTTATGACCGGACCGGTCTGGAACTGGGGACCTTATTACGTAAAAGTTGTTAAAGCGGTTATGGATAAGACCTGGAAGTCTGAACAATATTGGGGTGCAATGTCGGAAAACATTATTGATTTGGGACCGTATGGGCCGATGGTAAGTGAAGATGTCAAAGCACTGGTAGCCAAGAAGAAAGACAGTATTGTTAAAGGCGAATGGGACGTATTTACCGGACCGATTGCCGATCAGCAGGGTCAAATAAAGGTTCCGCAAGGACAGAAAATGTCCGACAAGGAAATGCTGGAATTCAATTGGTTTGTTAAAGGGGTAGAAGGAACTATTCCTAAATAG
- the ybbH gene encoding putative HTH-type transcriptional regulator YbbH has translation MSESSLPNLCLPLLRSSYQSFTKSERRVASFIIEHPHDIIHMTISDLAEATKTAEATISRFCRKLGFNGLQSLKIVLASEIFNPLESTCQEVNPTDSLETMGAKIFNSISEGLQDTLKLLDFTALQKAIDILNTARKLDIYAFGISSVIASDIEHRFIRFGIPTKSYSDLHMQLISASLLEPEDVVIAVSHTGSNTDLLQSVETSKKSNAKVIAITSHLRSPLAQKADIVLHGMSREIHYRSEAMASRLVHMAIVDLLYVGMIFKKQENFANNLNKMRVAVANRKI, from the coding sequence ATGTCTGAATCAAGTTTGCCAAACCTGTGTCTTCCTTTATTACGCAGCAGTTATCAAAGTTTTACTAAGTCGGAGCGGCGTGTTGCGAGCTTTATCATTGAGCATCCGCATGACATCATCCACATGACGATATCTGATTTAGCTGAAGCTACCAAGACCGCCGAAGCTACCATTTCCCGGTTTTGCCGCAAGCTTGGCTTTAATGGGCTGCAAAGCTTAAAAATTGTCTTGGCTAGCGAAATATTTAACCCGTTGGAATCGACGTGCCAGGAAGTAAACCCTACCGACTCACTAGAAACGATGGGGGCAAAGATATTTAACAGTATTTCCGAAGGACTGCAAGATACGCTCAAATTACTGGATTTTACTGCCCTGCAGAAAGCCATAGATATTCTGAATACCGCCCGCAAGCTTGATATATATGCGTTTGGCATCTCGTCCGTTATAGCGTCCGATATTGAACATCGTTTCATTCGCTTCGGCATACCAACAAAATCCTATTCGGATCTCCACATGCAGCTTATTTCCGCCTCACTTCTGGAACCCGAAGATGTTGTCATCGCCGTATCCCACACAGGCTCTAACACAGATCTGCTGCAGTCTGTTGAAACATCAAAAAAAAGCAACGCTAAAGTAATCGCCATCACCAGTCATTTGCGCTCTCCCCTCGCGCAAAAAGCCGACATTGTACTGCACGGAATGAGCCGGGAGATTCACTACCGTTCTGAAGCCATGGCGTCACGGTTGGTGCACATGGCCATCGTTGATCTTCTGTATGTAGGAATGATATTTAAAAAGCAGGAAAATTTCGCAAACAACCTCAATAAAATGCGGGTAGCTGTCGCCAATCGTAAAATCTAA
- the pucD gene encoding putative xanthine dehydrogenase subunit D, whose translation MKLDNISIPVNKVDSREKTGGYAKYIADLRMEGMLYAKTLRSTRPRARILSVTIPPLPQGYCIVDRNDVPGKNRVKFLLDDQPFFAEDTVNYVGEPILLVVGPERQTIKEIMQGISVAYQDIEPVLELDQAEECPGGPIYGENNCFVEYAYAKGEPEAVFPAAADIIEEEYRTGYQEHAYLEPQGMIGVPEAGKVSVYGSMQCPYYVKNALIQGLGWDESRVRVVQVTVGGAFGGKEDYPSLIAGHAAFAAVKTGRPVAIVYERTEDMPFTTKRHPSVIKFKTALDRDGRIMAMDVSITLDGGAYAGISGVVLQRAMFNITGVYNIPSLRVNGKVLATNTVPNGAFRGFGAPQAFFALEMHMESLAKKLGIPSLAYKQRHMVKQGDLTATGGKFVHEVKLPEMIAIADEMSGYTAKTGSYPANREKPKGIGMSLFLHGCGFTGSGERDYIKAEVKLVRDGLSGKVAILTANVDMGQGLKTTLQKIVAKVLDLPLDSVVCENPDTDKVPDSGPTVASRSIMIVGKLLEEAALELKERWAEPGTVEVLKKYRHPARIKWDNATFQGDAYPAYSWGVNVVEVEVDPLTFEVDVTGVWTVFDVGVPIDEQIIRGQIEGGVLQGLGYAGMEVMNSKDGRVRQTSLTDYIIPTAMDFCTIQTKLVYNPYDEGPFGAKGAGELTLIGAAPAYAAAVANALGIHISHIPITPEYLMEVTDSASRSCDNSKRQADGAGDKSCEKAY comes from the coding sequence ATGAAATTAGATAATATTAGCATCCCGGTGAATAAGGTGGACAGCCGGGAAAAGACCGGCGGTTATGCAAAATACATCGCAGATCTGCGGATGGAGGGCATGCTTTATGCAAAAACCCTTCGTTCCACCAGGCCCAGGGCCAGGATATTGTCGGTAACAATTCCGCCGCTTCCTCAAGGCTACTGTATTGTTGACCGAAATGATGTTCCCGGAAAAAACAGGGTAAAATTTTTGTTGGATGATCAGCCGTTTTTTGCCGAAGACACGGTGAATTATGTTGGCGAGCCCATTCTGTTGGTCGTGGGTCCCGAACGGCAAACGATAAAGGAAATTATGCAGGGTATTTCTGTGGCCTATCAGGATATTGAGCCTGTTTTAGAACTGGACCAGGCTGAGGAATGCCCCGGAGGACCCATTTACGGAGAAAATAACTGCTTTGTAGAGTACGCATATGCCAAAGGAGAGCCGGAAGCGGTATTTCCAGCGGCGGCAGACATTATAGAAGAGGAATATAGAACAGGATATCAGGAGCATGCTTATCTGGAACCCCAAGGGATGATCGGCGTGCCGGAAGCTGGCAAAGTGTCGGTCTATGGTTCAATGCAGTGTCCTTATTATGTAAAAAATGCCCTGATCCAGGGATTGGGCTGGGATGAAAGCCGGGTCAGAGTCGTACAGGTTACGGTAGGCGGGGCCTTCGGCGGTAAGGAAGATTATCCGTCACTCATTGCCGGGCATGCCGCCTTTGCGGCGGTAAAAACCGGTCGTCCGGTAGCTATTGTGTATGAGCGGACTGAAGATATGCCGTTTACCACCAAACGGCATCCGTCAGTAATTAAGTTTAAGACAGCGCTTGACCGGGACGGCAGGATCATGGCAATGGATGTAAGTATTACGCTTGATGGCGGCGCGTACGCCGGCATTTCCGGCGTAGTGCTGCAGCGGGCCATGTTTAATATTACCGGCGTTTATAATATCCCCAGTCTGCGGGTTAACGGCAAAGTGCTGGCAACCAATACCGTGCCTAACGGGGCCTTCAGGGGTTTTGGCGCACCGCAGGCATTTTTCGCGTTGGAAATGCATATGGAAAGTCTGGCGAAAAAATTGGGGATACCCTCGTTAGCCTATAAACAACGGCATATGGTTAAGCAGGGGGATTTGACGGCCACCGGCGGCAAATTCGTTCATGAAGTCAAGTTGCCGGAAATGATTGCCATTGCCGATGAGATGTCAGGCTACACCGCCAAAACCGGCAGTTATCCGGCAAACCGGGAAAAACCCAAAGGGATTGGCATGTCGCTGTTTCTTCATGGCTGCGGCTTTACCGGCAGCGGGGAGCGGGACTATATCAAGGCTGAGGTTAAATTGGTAAGAGACGGCCTGTCCGGTAAAGTGGCGATACTGACAGCCAATGTCGATATGGGGCAAGGCCTAAAGACAACCTTGCAGAAGATTGTTGCCAAGGTACTGGATCTTCCGCTAGACAGCGTTGTTTGTGAAAATCCTGATACTGACAAGGTTCCCGACTCAGGGCCGACAGTAGCGTCCCGGTCGATAATGATTGTCGGCAAGCTGCTGGAAGAGGCGGCGCTTGAACTGAAAGAACGCTGGGCTGAGCCGGGAACGGTTGAAGTATTAAAAAAATACCGGCATCCGGCGCGAATCAAGTGGGATAATGCAACATTCCAGGGCGATGCCTATCCTGCCTATTCCTGGGGAGTAAATGTCGTCGAGGTTGAAGTCGATCCCCTCACCTTCGAAGTTGATGTAACCGGGGTCTGGACAGTATTTGATGTCGGGGTGCCGATTGATGAGCAGATTATCCGGGGGCAAATCGAGGGTGGGGTGCTGCAAGGTCTTGGTTATGCCGGAATGGAGGTCATGAATAGTAAGGACGGCAGAGTCAGGCAGACAAGCTTGACTGATTATATTATTCCTACCGCCATGGATTTCTGTACCATTCAGACGAAACTTGTGTACAACCCCTATGATGAAGGCCCCTTTGGCGCTAAAGGAGCCGGGGAACTTACCCTGATCGGCGCCGCACCGGCTTATGCGGCGGCGGTGGCTAATGCGCTGGGGATACATATTTCCCATATCCCTATTACGCCGGAATACCTGATGGAGGTGACAGACAGTGCAAGCAGAAGTTGCGATAACTCTAAACGGCAAGCCGATGGTGCTGGCGATAAATCCTGTGAAAAGGCTTATTGA
- the mglA_3 gene encoding Galactose/methyl galactoside import ATP-binding protein MglA translates to MGTPFVEMKNITKRFPGILANDNVNLTIKRGEIHALLGENGAGKSTLMSILTGLYRPDNGVICINGQPVDFHSPKDAVTKGIGMVHQHFKLVKTFTVAENIILGLQASGEVYHLKSVYEKIQEFCKLYGFCIDPAAKVWQLSIGEQQRAEIIKVLFWGAEILILDEPTAVLTPQEAAELYKTLRLMASQGKAVIVISHKLSEVMENTDTITVLRGGKSISTVKTAATSEEELTGMMVGRSVLTDLPKKTVERGSKILALKNVSCLGSRGQMALKQVSLDIYGGEILGIAGVAGNGQSELAEVIAGLRPVEEGAKFIDETDHTASSVQALIAAGVSYIPEDRLGTGLVPGLNAVDNFVLKSYNRNKGWFIDWRQASRQARDIVSNFDIKMANLFNPVKTLSGGNLQKLLLAREITANPRLIVAVYPMRGLDVGAMEAVRSLLLKERDAGKAVLLISEELDELFMLADRIAVLHEGEVMGIVEPGAATVEEVGMMMAGKRMLKQYAV, encoded by the coding sequence ATGGGCACCCCGTTTGTTGAAATGAAAAACATAACCAAGCGTTTCCCCGGTATTCTGGCCAATGACAACGTGAATTTGACGATTAAGCGCGGAGAAATTCATGCGTTGCTGGGAGAAAACGGCGCCGGCAAGAGTACGCTGATGAGTATTTTGACAGGTCTGTACCGGCCTGATAACGGTGTTATCTGCATCAACGGCCAGCCGGTAGACTTTCACTCCCCCAAGGATGCGGTGACTAAAGGCATTGGCATGGTTCATCAGCATTTTAAATTGGTAAAAACTTTTACTGTTGCGGAAAATATTATATTAGGCCTGCAAGCAAGCGGCGAGGTTTACCATCTTAAGTCAGTCTATGAAAAAATTCAGGAATTCTGCAAGCTTTACGGTTTTTGCATTGACCCGGCCGCTAAGGTCTGGCAGTTGTCAATCGGCGAACAGCAGCGGGCTGAAATTATTAAAGTACTGTTCTGGGGCGCAGAGATTTTAATCCTGGATGAGCCTACGGCAGTGCTTACGCCGCAGGAAGCGGCCGAGCTTTATAAAACCCTGCGGTTGATGGCCTCGCAAGGCAAAGCCGTTATTGTTATCTCGCACAAGTTGAGTGAAGTAATGGAAAACACCGACACTATTACGGTGTTGCGCGGCGGCAAGTCAATCAGTACGGTAAAAACAGCCGCGACCAGCGAGGAAGAGCTTACCGGAATGATGGTTGGAAGGAGTGTTTTAACCGATCTGCCGAAAAAAACTGTTGAGCGCGGTAGTAAGATTTTAGCTCTCAAAAATGTTTCTTGTTTGGGGAGTCGTGGACAGATGGCGCTTAAGCAAGTTTCGCTGGATATTTACGGCGGGGAAATTTTAGGTATTGCCGGTGTGGCCGGCAATGGGCAGAGTGAACTGGCTGAGGTGATCGCCGGCCTGCGGCCGGTGGAGGAAGGCGCCAAGTTTATCGATGAGACCGACCATACCGCAAGCAGTGTTCAGGCCTTAATTGCCGCCGGGGTCAGTTACATTCCTGAAGACCGTTTGGGTACAGGACTGGTTCCCGGACTGAATGCCGTAGATAATTTTGTCTTAAAAAGCTATAACCGCAACAAAGGCTGGTTTATTGACTGGCGGCAGGCCAGCCGGCAAGCCCGGGACATTGTCAGTAATTTTGATATTAAAATGGCAAATTTGTTTAATCCGGTAAAGACGCTGTCCGGCGGTAATTTGCAAAAGCTGCTTTTGGCGCGGGAGATAACGGCAAATCCCCGGCTGATTGTGGCTGTTTATCCGATGCGCGGCCTGGATGTCGGCGCCATGGAAGCGGTACGCAGCCTGCTGCTGAAAGAACGGGACGCCGGCAAAGCCGTGCTGCTCATTTCCGAGGAACTGGACGAATTGTTTATGCTGGCAGACCGGATTGCCGTACTGCATGAAGGAGAAGTCATGGGGATTGTCGAGCCAGGCGCGGCAACCGTGGAAGAAGTCGGGATGATGATGGCCGGGAAAAGGATGTTGAAACAATATGCTGTATGA
- the cutM gene encoding Carbon monoxide dehydrogenase medium chain — MVKTYIPGSLAEALAIKREHQAIAFAGGTDIMVRHRGGPGILPEFMQPVMFIGQLEELKQVSLAAGRLAIGAACTLSDLAQHKDVPDILKQALRVMASPAVRNMGTLGGNICNASPAGDTLPPLYALEASVVIENLESRREVPIQNFILGPGRVALQPDELLVAVNIPLAEYNVYFYKKVGTRKAEALAKLSFAGLAVTSENTVKDLRLAFGAVAPTVVKAQDIERLCIEKSIAELPGLLPELIHRYSVLIRPIDDQRSSARYRKAVSLNLLQHFITKCIW, encoded by the coding sequence TTGGTAAAAACATATATTCCGGGAAGTCTTGCCGAAGCATTGGCGATCAAACGTGAACATCAGGCCATTGCTTTTGCCGGTGGTACGGATATTATGGTTAGGCACCGGGGCGGGCCGGGGATATTGCCTGAATTCATGCAGCCTGTCATGTTCATCGGACAGCTTGAGGAGCTAAAGCAAGTATCGCTGGCAGCAGGAAGGCTTGCTATCGGTGCGGCTTGTACCCTGAGTGATTTAGCGCAACATAAGGATGTGCCTGATATACTTAAGCAGGCATTGAGGGTCATGGCTTCACCGGCAGTAAGGAATATGGGGACACTTGGCGGGAATATCTGCAATGCTTCGCCGGCGGGTGACACACTGCCGCCGCTCTATGCACTGGAGGCCAGCGTAGTTATCGAAAATCTGGAGAGCCGCCGGGAGGTGCCGATTCAGAATTTTATCCTGGGGCCCGGACGAGTGGCTTTACAGCCTGATGAATTGCTGGTTGCCGTTAACATCCCTTTGGCCGAATATAATGTGTATTTTTATAAAAAAGTGGGCACCCGTAAGGCTGAGGCGTTGGCCAAATTATCTTTTGCCGGTTTGGCCGTAACTTCGGAAAACACGGTAAAGGATTTGCGGCTGGCTTTTGGCGCGGTAGCGCCAACTGTGGTCAAAGCACAAGACATTGAAAGATTATGTATTGAAAAAAGTATTGCCGAATTACCCGGCTTGCTTCCGGAACTGATCCATAGATATTCGGTTTTGATCCGGCCGATTGATGATCAGCGTTCCAGTGCGCGGTACCGCAAAGCAGTTTCCTTAAACTTATTGCAGCATTTTATTACAAAGTGTATTTGGTGA